From the Deltaproteobacteria bacterium genome, one window contains:
- a CDS encoding UbiD family decarboxylase, with translation MSYKDVRGWIEKVQAMGELQVVEGADWNLEIGTLCVLASKHKENSPALLFDKIKDYPAGYRILVGFFESLKRSALTLNLPGDITRERFIRACRDRLAKQPAIPPVTVKSGPILENIFTGDDIDLFKFPVPFWHEQDGGRYLGTGHAVITRDPDDGWVNVGCYRVMVHDRNSMGMNISPGKHGRMHRQKYFDRGQPCPVVICFGIDPLLHMIATRPEPYGKCEYDAVGGIKGEPMEVINGEYTGLPIPAYAEIAIEGEFLPDQGKEEGPFSEWTGYYASGEKLEPLIKAHRLYHRNDPIITASPEYRPTARAEHCYELLRAAYIHDQVEKAGVPDIKAVASYFRRFMTVLAIRQRYPGHARQAGLVASQCQGAAYLGRYVVVVDDDIDAYDINDVLWAMCSRADPVDAAEILRRCWSGPLDPIIPRERKGFSSRMIIDACRPFEWRDKFPPAAYITPERQQAVLQKWQKQLFS, from the coding sequence ATGAGCTACAAAGACGTCCGCGGGTGGATCGAAAAAGTACAGGCGATGGGCGAGTTGCAAGTCGTCGAAGGCGCCGACTGGAATCTCGAGATTGGCACACTCTGCGTGCTCGCTTCCAAGCACAAAGAGAACAGCCCGGCGCTCCTGTTCGACAAGATCAAGGACTACCCTGCGGGCTATCGCATTCTCGTCGGCTTTTTCGAAAGCTTGAAGCGTTCCGCGCTGACGCTGAATTTACCCGGGGATATCACCCGCGAGCGATTCATTCGCGCCTGCCGCGATCGGCTCGCCAAACAGCCGGCGATTCCGCCCGTGACCGTGAAATCAGGACCGATATTGGAGAATATCTTCACCGGCGATGACATCGATTTATTCAAGTTTCCCGTGCCCTTTTGGCACGAGCAGGACGGCGGGCGTTACCTCGGCACCGGCCATGCAGTGATCACCCGAGACCCAGACGATGGCTGGGTCAACGTCGGCTGCTATCGCGTCATGGTGCACGATAGAAACTCGATGGGCATGAATATCTCCCCCGGCAAACATGGCCGCATGCATCGGCAGAAGTACTTCGACCGCGGCCAACCCTGTCCCGTGGTCATCTGCTTTGGTATCGATCCGCTCCTGCACATGATCGCGACGCGGCCGGAGCCCTACGGCAAGTGCGAATACGACGCCGTCGGCGGCATCAAGGGCGAGCCGATGGAAGTGATTAACGGTGAATACACCGGCTTGCCGATTCCCGCCTACGCGGAAATTGCCATCGAGGGTGAGTTTCTGCCGGACCAAGGTAAAGAAGAAGGGCCTTTCAGTGAGTGGACAGGCTACTACGCCAGCGGCGAAAAGCTCGAGCCGCTCATCAAAGCGCACCGGCTCTACCACCGCAACGACCCGATCATCACGGCGTCGCCTGAGTATCGCCCGACCGCGCGCGCCGAGCATTGCTACGAATTACTCCGCGCCGCCTATATTCATGACCAAGTCGAAAAAGCCGGCGTGCCGGATATCAAAGCGGTGGCAAGTTACTTTCGCCGTTTCATGACCGTGCTGGCGATCCGCCAGCGCTACCCCGGCCACGCGCGCCAAGCCGGGCTGGTCGCGAGCCAATGTCAAGGCGCCGCTTACCTCGGCCGCTACGTCGTCGTAGTCGACGACGATATCGACGCCTACGACATTAACGATGTCCTCTGGGCCATGTGCAGCCGCGCCGACCCAGTGGACGCCGCGGAAATTCTCCGCCGCTGCTGGAGCGGCCCCCTCGATCCGATCATTCCGCGCGAGCGCAAGGGCTTCAGCTCGCGCATGATCATCGACGCCTGCCGGCCCTTTGAGTGGCGCGATAAGTTCCCGCCCGCGGCCTACATTACTCCCGAGCGCCAGCAAGCGGTGCTGCAGAAATGGCAGAAACAACTGTTTAGCTAG
- a CDS encoding PEP-CTERM sorting domain-containing protein — translation MCRFTSRGTHREKKFRRRKRQMFNLRRLGRLTMWAAAFATTMAITAPTDTEAITWDFRCTVAATTCSGNSTERTFTAGGETVTVRAFQTANNNGTGLFQAGHLGLFSGAGLGVENLSAPQHAVDNSGKDDLIVFQFSGTNFIPVSAFLDSIPYNCFLFLCFNGDTDIDVWIGGNGKSFADFTGLSYANLATNGFAQCTSGNSGSEANRTASINTCDYSGQYLIIGADHSNSDADEYFKIRNLTADIGPTRNPPQTPEPSAMILIGLGLIGLRAYANRAKKIQQLPEAAN, via the coding sequence ATGTGTCGATTCACATCGCGCGGCACACACCGAGAGAAAAAATTTAGGAGGAGAAAAAGGCAAATGTTTAACCTGAGGAGACTCGGCAGATTGACAATGTGGGCGGCCGCCTTTGCAACGACTATGGCGATAACGGCACCGACGGATACGGAGGCGATCACGTGGGATTTCAGATGTACCGTCGCAGCGACGACTTGTTCTGGCAACAGCACTGAGAGAACTTTCACGGCAGGAGGCGAAACGGTCACGGTGCGAGCTTTTCAAACTGCTAACAACAATGGCACCGGGCTCTTTCAGGCCGGCCATCTCGGTCTATTTTCGGGCGCGGGTTTGGGCGTAGAAAATCTCTCCGCGCCGCAGCATGCGGTTGACAATAGCGGCAAGGACGATCTCATTGTTTTTCAGTTCTCCGGCACCAACTTCATTCCGGTCAGCGCGTTCCTCGATTCGATTCCCTACAATTGTTTTCTCTTTTTGTGCTTCAACGGCGACACGGACATTGACGTTTGGATCGGCGGTAACGGGAAGTCCTTCGCCGACTTCACCGGTCTCTCGTATGCCAATCTGGCAACCAACGGCTTCGCGCAGTGCACGTCGGGAAACTCCGGTTCTGAAGCGAATCGAACTGCGTCCATCAACACGTGCGATTACAGCGGTCAGTACCTAATCATTGGCGCCGACCATAGCAACAGCGATGCTGACGAATACTTTAAGATTCGCAACCTGACCGCGGACATCGGTCCGACCCGTAATCCGCCGCAGACGCCAGAGCCGAGCGCGATGATTCTGATAGGCTTGGGTCTGATCGGACTGCGTGCCTACGCCAATCGTGCAAAGAAAATTCAACAGCTTCCGGAGGCGGCAAATTAA
- a CDS encoding ABC transporter substrate-binding protein, which translates to MPRRLVLVVISLVLSLSVSHAQELKKVRMGYPAFSLTFLTFFVAKDAGIYKKHGLDVEMVQLSGAVQTSALIAGEIDFLTGITGPLVAAARGLPFKGIFVTHDRTLFWIIGNPDIRRVEDLVGKTVAVDRLATLQDIVARDLIKRKGVNPDQVTYIQTGSVSNNVQALAGGNVAAAVLSLPHNVVMVQKGYREVASAPEFNLRSASGGIAAHETKLKKDPAGVKAVLRATLEAMEFNRREKNWMVNYIQNKWKITAKVAEDSYRLWQNGLTADGKIPIKELQDIYDQAFAAQLIPTQVPAAKVMDYALIDEVLRERK; encoded by the coding sequence GTGCCGCGTCGCTTAGTGCTAGTAGTCATCAGCCTGGTGCTATCGCTCTCTGTCAGCCACGCCCAAGAGCTAAAAAAAGTGCGCATGGGCTACCCGGCTTTCAGCCTGACCTTTTTGACGTTCTTCGTTGCTAAGGACGCTGGCATTTATAAGAAGCATGGGCTCGACGTCGAAATGGTTCAGCTCTCCGGCGCGGTGCAGACTTCCGCGCTCATTGCGGGCGAGATTGATTTTCTCACCGGCATCACCGGGCCCTTGGTGGCGGCTGCGCGCGGTCTGCCTTTCAAAGGCATCTTCGTCACCCATGATCGGACTTTGTTCTGGATTATCGGCAACCCTGACATTCGCCGCGTCGAAGATCTTGTCGGCAAGACCGTCGCGGTCGACCGCTTGGCAACGTTGCAAGACATCGTCGCTCGCGATCTGATCAAACGCAAAGGCGTCAACCCGGATCAAGTCACCTATATTCAAACCGGCTCGGTGTCGAACAACGTGCAAGCCCTCGCGGGCGGCAACGTGGCCGCCGCGGTGTTGTCCTTGCCGCACAATGTCGTGATGGTGCAAAAAGGTTATCGCGAGGTCGCCAGCGCGCCCGAGTTTAATCTGCGCTCGGCCTCCGGTGGTATTGCCGCCCATGAAACCAAGTTGAAAAAGGATCCGGCCGGGGTCAAAGCCGTGCTGCGCGCGACGCTGGAAGCGATGGAGTTCAACCGCCGCGAAAAAAATTGGATGGTCAACTACATTCAGAACAAATGGAAAATTACCGCGAAGGTCGCCGAGGACTCCTATCGGCTATGGCAAAACGGGCTGACTGCGGATGGCAAAATTCCGATCAAAGAATTGCAAGACATTTACGACCAAGCCTTTGCGGCGCAGCTGATCCCGACGCAGGTGCCGGCGGCCAAGGTGATGGACTATGCACTCATCGATGAAGTGCTGAGAGAAAGAAAATAG
- a CDS encoding extracellular solute-binding protein, with protein sequence MKAESGNGARLMRTSMPVLLLVFVTTAFGQDARLVAEGKKEGKVVVYGSMETDIFEGIQQGFEKKTGIKVDYWRAAGATVLERASSEKKANKVNYDLVLNNAGPMEILLAEGALAKYDSPMAKNFPADQQHPLLGPSYRTSVVGIVYNKSIVTPDRAPRTLEDLLKPEYRGKVAFPDPSRGAVAVMWPMSLYKLMGKDRAEKFLRDLGATKPVIVEGVLPAAERVTSGETPIAITYLKYVISFGQKGAPLDYVRQDKMLSHGHAITMSSRAARPNAAKAFLDYFYSDESLKVMAKFGEFVTRKGIFPPLADADKINFVEMDEPDANQMAEKRKEFRKIFQ encoded by the coding sequence ATGAAAGCGGAAAGCGGAAATGGGGCGCGCTTGATGCGCACGTCGATGCCAGTTCTTCTGTTAGTTTTCGTGACAACGGCTTTCGGCCAGGACGCCAGGCTTGTCGCCGAGGGAAAGAAAGAAGGCAAAGTCGTCGTCTACGGTTCCATGGAGACCGATATATTCGAAGGCATCCAGCAAGGCTTCGAGAAGAAAACCGGCATCAAAGTCGACTATTGGCGCGCGGCGGGCGCCACGGTGCTCGAACGGGCCTCGAGCGAAAAGAAGGCCAACAAGGTCAACTACGATCTGGTGTTGAACAATGCCGGGCCGATGGAGATCTTGCTCGCCGAAGGAGCGCTGGCGAAATATGATTCGCCGATGGCGAAAAACTTTCCCGCCGATCAGCAGCATCCGCTACTAGGGCCGAGCTACCGCACGTCGGTGGTTGGCATCGTCTACAACAAGAGCATTGTCACTCCCGATAGAGCGCCGAGAACGCTGGAGGACCTACTAAAGCCAGAGTATCGCGGCAAGGTCGCCTTTCCCGATCCGTCGCGCGGCGCGGTGGCGGTGATGTGGCCGATGAGTTTGTACAAACTGATGGGCAAGGATCGGGCCGAGAAGTTCTTGCGTGATCTTGGCGCGACCAAGCCGGTGATCGTCGAAGGTGTATTGCCGGCGGCGGAACGGGTGACCAGCGGCGAAACGCCGATCGCAATCACCTATTTGAAATATGTTATCAGCTTCGGCCAAAAAGGCGCGCCGCTCGACTACGTGCGCCAAGATAAGATGTTGAGCCATGGCCATGCGATCACCATGAGCAGCCGCGCCGCCCGGCCCAATGCGGCCAAGGCGTTTCTCGATTATTTTTACAGCGACGAAAGTTTGAAGGTGATGGCCAAGTTCGGTGAATTCGTCACACGCAAGGGTATTTTTCCGCCGCTAGCCGATGCCGACAAAATCAATTTCGTCGAGATGGACGAGCCCGACGCCAATCAGATGGCGGAGAAGCGTAAAGAGTTTCGAAAAATTTTTCAGTGA
- a CDS encoding cysteine hydrolase, translating to MLEFEGRQIPTELREIADPRRTVLLVWDMQNDQAGGSFNKDALIRNAPPLIAAAANAGIKTVYTRQTPFLWKEEAVTWIRRAMINEKVDHPSKLKPRRLRGSKNWEIMEPFKPAPDDIVIDKRRPSMFVGNEFETIMHNVVATTVVMIGCTTDGGVEMTVRDGHNRGHLMVVVRDCVGTYTEEGHNAALKRIEKFADVVDSQELISIWQR from the coding sequence ATGCTGGAATTTGAAGGCCGCCAAATCCCCACGGAGTTAAGAGAGATCGCTGATCCCCGCCGCACGGTTTTGCTGGTCTGGGACATGCAGAACGACCAAGCCGGCGGCTCTTTCAACAAAGATGCGCTGATCCGCAACGCGCCGCCCTTGATTGCGGCCGCTGCCAACGCCGGCATCAAAACCGTCTACACGCGCCAGACGCCGTTTCTTTGGAAAGAAGAAGCGGTGACGTGGATTCGCCGAGCGATGATCAATGAAAAAGTCGATCACCCGAGTAAGTTGAAGCCGCGCAGACTGAGAGGCAGCAAAAACTGGGAAATCATGGAGCCGTTCAAGCCGGCGCCGGATGATATTGTCATCGACAAACGCCGGCCGAGCATGTTCGTCGGCAACGAGTTTGAAACCATTATGCACAATGTAGTTGCGACTACGGTCGTGATGATCGGCTGCACCACCGACGGCGGTGTCGAGATGACCGTGCGCGACGGCCACAATCGCGGCCACCTGATGGTGGTTGTGCGCGACTGCGTGGGCACTTACACTGAAGAGGGGCACAATGCGGCGTTGAAACGGATCGAGAAATTCGCGGATGTTGTCGACTCGCAAGAGTTGATCAGTATTTGGCAACGTTAA
- a CDS encoding acetate--CoA ligase family protein, whose amino-acid sequence MAFTAKPVENLLRAKSVAIIGASQRGAWPLGIYRNLKGAQYPGGVYLINPNYQELYGDKCYPNLAACPEVPDELLILIPTRAVQGVLEEAAKLGTRSATIYTAGFGEGDDAKGRERAQQMRELCDKTGMVICGPNCMGSYSVGEGLWTFPTVTPLLKKGPVGLIFQSGGSLGNWIKGATERGIGFTYAISSGNEVSLDLVDYLSFLVDDPDTKMITLMIEGIRRPAEFMEVAERALQKGKPILAVKLGRSEMGKRQAISHTGSLAGANEVFDAMSKRYGIVVCPTLEDMTEITLAFMLGRFPKGSRAAIVVNSGGMKGLICDHCDELNTNLAQLSDATKEAVRPLIPPELAVENPLECGVAGFGDEAGFINIVKLHAADNGVDLMAIHGELPRGQTRSADLFKSVLEATDKPVLAFGRSTYSCTDESRAFQEDAKMPFLQAIKPTLRALAGLGLYGERKLAGVPKLPAANGNVADLAGEGINKLLQSKAIGLPKQKVVNAPGDAAAMAKEIGFPVALKLIAAELVHKTEAGGVVLGLKSEADVRAEGEELLAKVPNDRGQLLVQEMVQGPEVLIGARTDPQYGPFLMVGLGGIFVEVLKDVSIRLLPVDEKEARAMLKELRGYKVLEGVRGQAPRDVDALVKAMVGLSQIFAAHRNTLSDIEINPIMVREQGKGVAAVDVRLVRM is encoded by the coding sequence ATGGCATTCACGGCAAAACCGGTGGAAAATCTTTTGCGCGCCAAATCGGTCGCAATTATCGGCGCATCGCAGCGCGGCGCCTGGCCGCTGGGCATTTATCGCAATCTCAAAGGCGCGCAATATCCCGGCGGGGTTTATCTCATCAACCCCAATTATCAAGAACTCTACGGTGACAAATGTTATCCGAATCTTGCCGCCTGCCCTGAAGTTCCCGATGAATTGTTGATCCTGATTCCCACCCGCGCCGTGCAAGGCGTGCTCGAAGAAGCCGCCAAGTTAGGCACGCGCTCGGCGACGATCTACACCGCCGGCTTCGGTGAAGGCGACGATGCCAAAGGCAGAGAGCGAGCGCAGCAGATGCGCGAGCTGTGCGACAAAACCGGCATGGTGATCTGCGGCCCCAACTGCATGGGTTCCTACTCTGTCGGCGAAGGACTCTGGACTTTTCCTACGGTCACACCATTGCTCAAGAAAGGCCCCGTCGGCTTGATCTTTCAGAGCGGCGGCTCGCTGGGCAACTGGATCAAAGGCGCCACCGAGCGTGGCATCGGTTTTACCTACGCGATCTCCAGCGGCAACGAAGTCAGCTTGGACCTCGTCGACTATCTCTCGTTCCTCGTCGATGATCCCGACACCAAAATGATCACGCTGATGATCGAAGGCATACGCCGCCCGGCTGAATTCATGGAAGTTGCCGAGCGAGCATTGCAAAAAGGCAAACCGATTCTCGCCGTCAAGCTCGGCCGCTCGGAGATGGGCAAGCGTCAGGCAATCTCGCACACCGGCTCGCTCGCCGGCGCCAACGAAGTGTTCGACGCCATGAGCAAACGCTACGGCATTGTCGTCTGCCCAACGCTGGAAGACATGACCGAGATCACGCTGGCGTTCATGCTCGGACGTTTCCCCAAAGGCAGCCGCGCCGCCATTGTCGTCAACTCCGGCGGCATGAAAGGTTTGATCTGCGACCACTGCGACGAGCTGAATACCAACTTGGCGCAATTGAGCGACGCCACCAAAGAAGCGGTGCGGCCGTTGATTCCGCCGGAGTTGGCAGTGGAGAATCCGTTGGAATGCGGTGTCGCCGGCTTCGGCGATGAAGCGGGCTTCATCAACATCGTAAAGTTGCACGCAGCGGACAACGGCGTTGATCTGATGGCGATCCACGGCGAGCTGCCGCGCGGCCAGACGCGCAGCGCCGATCTTTTCAAAAGCGTTCTCGAAGCGACCGACAAACCGGTGCTCGCCTTCGGCCGCTCGACCTACAGCTGCACCGACGAAAGCCGAGCGTTTCAAGAAGATGCCAAGATGCCCTTCCTCCAAGCGATCAAGCCAACGCTGCGCGCGTTAGCAGGCTTAGGCTTGTACGGCGAGCGCAAGCTCGCCGGCGTGCCAAAGCTCCCCGCAGCGAACGGCAACGTCGCCGATCTGGCCGGGGAGGGCATCAACAAGCTGCTGCAAAGCAAAGCCATTGGTCTGCCCAAACAGAAAGTGGTCAATGCTCCGGGTGACGCGGCGGCAATGGCGAAAGAAATCGGCTTTCCAGTGGCGCTAAAACTAATCGCTGCCGAGCTCGTGCACAAGACCGAAGCCGGCGGCGTAGTCTTGGGCCTCAAGAGCGAAGCGGACGTCCGCGCCGAAGGCGAAGAGCTCTTGGCGAAAGTTCCCAACGACAGAGGACAACTTCTAGTTCAGGAAATGGTCCAAGGCCCCGAAGTGCTGATCGGCGCCCGCACCGACCCACAATACGGACCATTCTTGATGGTCGGCCTGGGCGGCATCTTCGTCGAAGTCCTAAAAGATGTATCGATTCGCTTGCTCCCCGTCGACGAGAAAGAAGCGCGCGCCATGCTCAAAGAACTGCGCGGCTACAAAGTCCTCGAAGGCGTGCGCGGCCAAGCGCCGCGCGATGTCGACGCGTTGGTTAAAGCGATGGTCGGCCTGTCGCAAATCTTCGCCGCCCATCGCAACACGCTTTCAGACATCGAGATCAACCCGATCATGGTGCGCGAGCAGGGCAAAGGTGTGGCGGCGGTGGATGTGCGCTTGGTGCGAATGTAG
- a CDS encoding DUF1028 domain-containing protein, producing the protein MARGQSMRRAAMAAIAASGLALTAATAEETPTRQYAPADSTFSIIAVEKDTGLLGLGVQSKALSIGNRVVTGKGGVAIVAHQSSSNPMYGKLVIDGIERGMTPQQALEFALRADKEPDRRQVAVIDIQGRSAAWSSKTIPDWTGHKCTPTYCVQGNTLANGNVIEEMGKAFEAAKGPLAERLLAALDAGQVAGGDRRGMQGAMLKIVKPLVRADYDDTLLDIRVDDHKQPLVELRRILGVTRGFEMIGRIGPLIEKNDLTGAMALAESALKASPEDDLALVAMADISLRQGNKAAALKALERAIASNPAQKGQLKRNKSFAALYDDAEFQRRTK; encoded by the coding sequence ATGGCCAGGGGGCAATCGATGCGAAGAGCAGCGATGGCAGCAATTGCGGCATCTGGATTGGCGCTGACGGCCGCTACTGCCGAAGAGACGCCTACCCGGCAGTACGCGCCCGCGGACAGCACATTCTCAATCATCGCCGTGGAGAAGGACACGGGCCTGCTCGGCCTCGGCGTGCAGTCCAAGGCGCTGTCGATCGGCAACCGGGTGGTCACCGGCAAAGGCGGCGTTGCGATTGTCGCGCATCAGTCGTCCTCCAACCCGATGTACGGCAAGCTCGTCATCGACGGCATCGAGCGCGGCATGACGCCGCAGCAGGCGCTCGAGTTCGCGCTGCGCGCCGACAAGGAGCCCGACCGCCGCCAGGTCGCCGTCATCGACATCCAGGGCCGCAGCGCCGCGTGGTCGAGCAAGACGATCCCCGACTGGACCGGCCACAAGTGCACGCCGACCTACTGCGTGCAGGGCAACACGCTGGCCAATGGCAACGTGATCGAGGAGATGGGCAAGGCTTTCGAGGCCGCCAAGGGTCCCTTGGCAGAGCGCCTTTTGGCTGCCCTTGATGCCGGCCAGGTTGCAGGCGGCGACCGCCGTGGCATGCAGGGCGCGATGCTCAAGATCGTCAAGCCACTGGTGCGCGCCGACTACGACGACACGCTGCTCGACATCCGCGTCGACGACCACAAGCAGCCGCTGGTCGAGCTGCGTCGCATCCTGGGTGTCACGCGTGGCTTCGAAATGATTGGCCGGATCGGCCCGCTGATCGAGAAGAACGATCTCACCGGCGCCATGGCGCTCGCCGAGAGCGCACTCAAGGCCTCGCCCGAGGACGATTTGGCGCTGGTGGCCATGGCCGACATCAGCCTGCGCCAGGGCAACAAGGCGGCGGCATTGAAAGCGCTCGAGCGCGCCATCGCCTCCAACCCCGCGCAGAAGGGCCAGTTAAAGCGCAACAAATCCTTTGCCGCGCTCTATGACGACGCCGAGTTCCAGCGCCGCACCAAGTGA
- a CDS encoding YgcG family protein, which yields MLNQHRFVSLAFLFLVLAAAWAHALDVPALRGRVNDYAGVMSAGQVQSLESQLAQLERDTGHQVAVLTVPTLDGEDIEGFSIRVAENWKIGRKGFDNGAILVVAVKDRRLRLEVGYGLEGVLPDAIAKRITSSFIVPRFRGGDYGGGIVAGIDAVQKVLRKEPLPEGARRQPAKQSSDINFLVMLAICFAVFAIFAVAAARNRQRSNVWSTRGRRYGGGPIIFGGPSGWGGGGGFGGGGGGDSFSGGGGSFGGGGSSDSW from the coding sequence ATGCTGAACCAGCATCGATTCGTTTCGCTGGCCTTCCTTTTTCTCGTTTTGGCGGCGGCATGGGCGCACGCGCTCGACGTGCCGGCGCTGCGCGGAAGGGTCAACGATTACGCCGGCGTCATGAGCGCGGGCCAAGTGCAATCGTTGGAATCTCAACTTGCGCAACTGGAGCGCGACACTGGCCATCAAGTGGCCGTGCTGACAGTGCCGACGCTCGATGGCGAAGATATCGAAGGCTTCAGCATTCGCGTCGCGGAAAATTGGAAGATCGGCAGAAAGGGTTTCGACAACGGCGCCATTCTGGTCGTCGCCGTCAAAGATCGCCGCTTGCGTTTGGAAGTGGGCTACGGCCTCGAAGGCGTGCTGCCCGATGCCATCGCCAAACGGATCACCAGTAGCTTTATCGTGCCGCGCTTCCGTGGCGGCGATTACGGTGGCGGCATCGTCGCTGGCATCGACGCGGTGCAGAAGGTCCTGCGCAAAGAACCACTGCCAGAAGGGGCGCGACGGCAACCGGCAAAGCAGAGTTCGGATATCAATTTCTTGGTGATGCTGGCGATCTGTTTTGCGGTCTTTGCCATTTTCGCAGTGGCCGCGGCACGCAATCGCCAACGGAGCAATGTCTGGTCGACACGCGGCCGGCGCTACGGCGGTGGGCCGATCATCTTTGGCGGTCCGTCGGGTTGGGGCGGCGGAGGTGGTTTTGGCGGTGGCGGTGGCGGCGATAGCTTTAGCGGCGGTGGCGGTAGCTTTGGTGGCGGTGGCTCCTCTGACAGCTGGTGA
- a CDS encoding LemA family protein: protein MRIISLSTLAVVLGLFLISGCGYNELQGLDEEVKGAWSEVQNQYQRRADLIPNLVETVKGAGKFEQDTLQKVIEARSQATSVKLDAQALSDPGMFKKFEDAQRNLSGALSRLLVVAEQYPDLKATQAFRDLQVQLEGTENRIAVARGRYTKTVAEFNKKVRFFPTNLTAQYLLGMKVRENFSADEGAQKPPPVKF from the coding sequence ATGAGAATTATTTCATTGTCGACTTTGGCTGTGGTGCTGGGTTTGTTTCTGATTTCGGGCTGCGGTTACAACGAACTGCAGGGCCTCGACGAGGAAGTGAAGGGCGCGTGGTCGGAAGTCCAGAATCAATACCAACGTCGTGCCGATTTGATTCCCAACTTGGTTGAAACGGTCAAAGGCGCCGGCAAGTTCGAGCAGGACACATTGCAAAAGGTGATCGAAGCGCGCAGCCAGGCAACCTCAGTGAAGCTCGACGCCCAGGCGTTGAGCGACCCGGGAATGTTCAAGAAGTTCGAAGATGCGCAGCGCAACCTCTCCGGCGCGCTGTCGCGGCTGCTGGTAGTCGCCGAGCAGTATCCCGATTTGAAAGCGACGCAAGCCTTTCGCGATCTTCAGGTGCAGCTCGAAGGCACGGAAAACCGCATTGCGGTGGCGCGCGGCCGCTATACAAAGACCGTTGCGGAATTCAATAAGAAGGTGCGCTTTTTCCCAACCAACCTCACCGCCCAATACCTGCTCGGCATGAAGGTGCGCGAAAACTTCAGTGCCGACGAAGGAGCACAGAAGCCGCCACCGGTGAAGTTCTAA